TTAACAGGAGAATCTAAAGGGACGACTGGTCAGTTGCCGATTAGTTTAGGAGGAACCATTTTCTATATTGCACTTGAGTTTTCTATTTTGCTCTGTGTTTGTTTGTTTATCTACCATTTGGTCTTGCTTGCAAGTATTAGCATCCAAATCCCTAGTTTCTCTTTGTTTTTAGGTCATCTCTAATCAAAGAATCGATGATGGCTGCTCACAAATACAATTCCAAAGGTACGAATGAGATATCAAAAAGTTCTACTCCTTTCTCCTTTATCAGCGTTATTGCAATTTAGGTGATCAATTCATCCACAATTTTGCTGCTCACTAATTCTCGTGTGGTGCCTCTACTTTGTTGAGTTAAGATTTGTTCAATCTAGAGATTCTAAGGCTCACAGACTCTTCTTCTtgtcattttttcttttctggtTGATGAAGGTTGCTAGTGGCAACTGCTATATGTTAGAGTTTCAACTAGGATTGCTTGAAGTTTGAGGCATGAGCTTAAAGCCTTGTCCTTGCTTTGAAATCTAAATTTAGTATCCCATAGCACTGAAGCAActcttgtaaaattaaattggaaaaaaattactatttagtttttacagataaatattaattttaaaaaatatattaaagtatttaaaaatttaaaaatttatttattaattaattttaattcttaaatattgtaaaaaatttaaaatattttttaatataaatagattaattaataaatatttttataaaattaaaaataattaataaaataagaaaacacTTTctgaaattaacaaaataactaattaagttttaatatattttttaaattaaaaaattaattaataagttttctttatcaaatttcatattttaaaagatttaacgGGTAGAATTTTGGGCTCCAAACAGTGTCCTCGAAGTCCTAATATAAAATTCAACCTATTAGCAGAATTTTCTTGCAATTTTTATCGGCAAACATAACAGCACGTGACGGAATCAAACTCAATTTTAGCCGTTTTTCCTTTGTTGACCCTTCAGCTTACTCTTTCTTAAACCCTCGACACTCTCCACTCTcgagtctctctctctctctctctctctctctctcggtcTCTCGGTCTGTCTACTGCTTGTTCATCAATGGCCGCCACCACCACCCACCTCTCTCATCCACCATCCCTCTCTAAAACCCGAACTTTTCCTTTGAGCCAAAACCCATTTCTTAAAACTCCTCTTTTAACCGTCAAAAGCACTAAATCCTCTCTAAAGTCTCTGTCTCTCAAAGCAGTTTTGTCCCAAAACCCTGCTAGTACCCTACCCCAGGAATCTGCTCCTTTTAAGCATTGTTTCACCAAATCTCCTGATGGCTTCCTCTATTGCGAGAACCTTAAGGTCCAGGATATCATGGAGAATGTTGAGAAAAGACCCTTTTATTTGTACAGTAAGCCACAGATTACTCGGAATTTTGAGGCTTATAGAGATGCTTTAGAGGGATTGAGATCGATTATTGGGTATGCAATTAAGGCTAATAATAATTTGAAGATTTTGGAGCACTTGAGGCAGTTGGGTTGTGGAGCTGTACTGGTTAGTGGCAATGAGCTCAGGTTGGCTCTTCATGCGGGATTCGATCCCACAAGGTATGTATATATGGACGGGCTAGACCGTCTTAAGTTTGTGTTTCGTTGTCGAGAAAATGAATCTTTCTATTTgtataatttcaattttcaacttTTTATGATTGGCACATTCGCATTTAGGAGTAACCGATGAGGTGAGCATGATGCTGTTTGCATATCTTATTCAAGCTAATGTGTCAATGAGTAGGTGCATTTTGAATGGAAACGGGAAGCTGTTGGAGGAATTGGTATTAGCTGCCCAGGAAGGTGTCTTTATTAATGTGGATAGTGAATTTGATTTAGAGAATATTGTAGCAGCTGCTAGAATTGCTGGCAAAAAGGTTAATGTTTTACTACGAATCAATCCAGATGTGGACCCTCAGGTATGTGTAAAGCAAGTGATATCATTAGTAGAAAATAAGAATAATAGAAATTTATGTGTCTTGAGAAACTGGCGTCATAATTGTCTTTTGAGCATGTTTAGCATTGAGTTTGAAGTCCGAAAAGGTGCTGGTGCTGTTAAAAAAAAACAGTTTGGAACAGCTGTTTTGTTATTTTGGTGTTCTTATAACTAAATTATGTTATAAATAATtgttgatatttttaaatagtatttttaagaAAGTGCTTTTGTCAACAATAACTTTAACAGCAATGCCAAACAAACACTTTCTAGTTGACTGGTTCAATACATGTACTAGGTAAGTTAGAATATCAGATAAATGTGATGCCATGTTTGATTAGCAaggaaaaaaatcattaatctgTTGTTTGAAGATAAGATTGGTGGAGTCTTTGTCTACTTTGCCAATCTTATATGGTAATTAGATTGTTCATGCTTCTTGATCAGAACCATTTCAATTTGCCTGAATTTATTTGAGAACTGAGTGTCAGGAACTAGGACTTGGCCCACATTGACTTTACTGGGTCGAAGTTGCTGTATTTGAAATCAATGTTGTAATGTCAAATTTTTTTGTTTGTGTTCTTTAGGTTCATCCTTATGTTGCCACTGGGAATAAGAACTCTAAATTTGGCATTAGAAATGAGAAGCTGCAATGGTTTTTGGATGCTGTAAAGGCACATCCTAATGAGCTGAAGCTTGTGGGGGCCCATTGCCATCTTGGCTCAACCATTACCAAGGTATCTTAATAGCAAAtgtatgtttcagtttttatgcaGTAAGTTACAATTTGGATTTATATGCTATGGATTAGAATATGACTATAATCAGCTGTAGAAAAACAAAATATGATTCTCTTTGTTATCACTTGTCCTGTCATTAAGGTGGGTAATGTGGAAATATAGGCTTATGCATTCTGTCAGCTGGCCGCTCTTTAATATGACAATTTAGTCCCTCGTTCATGGGCCAGGCCATGTTGcttaaatttcataaatttagAGGACACCCATGTTTCATGGAAAAACTTTGTTTTTACGTTAAACCTTTGTTTGTGAGGTGCAATTAATTGAAATTGTGCCTTTCAAGTTCCTAAAATCAGTTTTTGGGCTCAATTGTGGATAACAGATTTTGGTTAACTCTTTTATGcatctatttttcatttaaatattaGTAATGGGACTTGAAATTTATATTGTAACATGTGCTAATTAATGCATAAAAGCATTAAGAAGTTTTCTCTTCCTCCTGTTTGACTTAGTGAGACCATGATGACAAGGACGGAAAGTTTCAGTTCTTGTGAAATATTATCATTACAGTAGAGGAATTTTCTCATTCCATTTACCTTCGTTAACTTTCCTCTTCTGTATTCTTTTATTGGGTATTTATATAGATgtacttaattcttttaactctttattGAAATCAAAGTTCTCTTTGAAATGTGCTTTAGGTGGACATTTTCAGGGATGCTGCAGTTCTTATGGTCAACTACATTGACCAAATCCGAGCTCAAGGTTTTGAAGTTGATTACCTAAACATTGGAGGTGGTTTAGGCATAGATTATTATCATACTGGTGCTGTCCTTCCTTCACCAAGAGATCTCATTGACACTGTGAGGATCATACTAAGTGCGACTCTTTTTATGTGAAACACTTCTGCATGAGTGTGTACCTTTGTTATTCATGTCATCATTGATAAAGTTAGCAATAGTTGATACACTTGTAGCATTATTTCTGCTGCCTACTCGTGTTTGACTGGCTATTCTTTGTGGCCTTACTCACAAGGATATACATTATTAACTCTTTAAGTGCCAAGTCcatttatttttcatgtttATGATGATTTATCGACTGTAGAATGCTTGTGTGTTAAGGACCACAATTTTATTTGTTACCTTGGGTAAACATCATTATTTCTGAGAATCATATCAAGTATCCATTAATAGCAATGCTAtatttttgcaataaaaaatcctTTAGTATTTACATTATCTGTTGTGAATTTAGGTTCGAGAATTGGTGCTCTCACGGAATCTCAATCTCATCATTGAACCAGGGAGATCGGTGATTGCAAATACCTGCTGCCTGGTCAACAGGGTCACTGGAGTGAAAACTAATGGAaccaaaaattttattgtaattgatGGTAGCATGGCTGAACTTATTCGTCCCAGTCTTTATGATGCTTATCAAGTAAGTATCAGAATTCAGAACATAATGAACTGCTTTTGGTATTGA
This sequence is a window from Manihot esculenta cultivar AM560-2 chromosome 4, M.esculenta_v8, whole genome shotgun sequence. Protein-coding genes within it:
- the LOC110613488 gene encoding diaminopimelate decarboxylase 2, chloroplastic yields the protein MAATTTHLSHPPSLSKTRTFPLSQNPFLKTPLLTVKSTKSSLKSLSLKAVLSQNPASTLPQESAPFKHCFTKSPDGFLYCENLKVQDIMENVEKRPFYLYSKPQITRNFEAYRDALEGLRSIIGYAIKANNNLKILEHLRQLGCGAVLVSGNELRLALHAGFDPTRCILNGNGKLLEELVLAAQEGVFINVDSEFDLENIVAAARIAGKKVNVLLRINPDVDPQVHPYVATGNKNSKFGIRNEKLQWFLDAVKAHPNELKLVGAHCHLGSTITKVDIFRDAAVLMVNYIDQIRAQGFEVDYLNIGGGLGIDYYHTGAVLPSPRDLIDTVRELVLSRNLNLIIEPGRSVIANTCCLVNRVTGVKTNGTKNFIVIDGSMAELIRPSLYDAYQHIELVSPQPANAEVSTFDVVGPVCESADFLGKNRELPTPAKGAGLVVHDAGAYCMSMASTYNLKMRPPEYWVEEDGSVAKIRHGETFEDHIRFFKGL